acacagatggattcatgacaaaattgtgttttggtgatggtgatgtgtttgtagatcttacttaacttaacattcttgcttcttacaattatctcaatttataatgaacttggcccattagtaaaaaaggaaaatattttgttaaaatttacataaatttacaaaattattaaaaattgactataaagggcaatatctccttaaggggtcaactgaccattttagtcatatgagcttatttgtagatcttactttgctaaacattattgctgtgtacagtttatctctatctataataatattcaagataatagccaaaaatgGTATAATTTCCTTAatattgccaattcaggggcagcaacccaacaaccggttgtccgattcgtctgaaaatttcagggcagatagatctttaccttttaaacaattttacaccatgtcagatttgctctaaatgctttggtttcagagtaatTATAAGCCAaattctacattttacccctatgttctatttttagccatggcggccatcttggttggttggccggatcacgccacacatttttttaaactagataccccaatgatgattacgctaagttttgtttaatttggcccagtagtttcagaggagcagatttttgtaaaagctaacgacgactgacgcaaagtgatgagaaaagttcacttggcccttcgggccaggtgagctaaaaatgaacaaGCAATTGAAATTGCTAACACATGGGCCACAGGTGAAGGGTTTGAACGATTAAATGGAAATGTTACTCTACGCACTGaatctttttttaaacattgtcgCTCGAGGGGGATATATAGAAACACAAtaaattgggttttttttcaatttcagatactttatttccttatcaaattgaataaaaacttCAGCTATGAGTACCACTGTGGTTTAGGagacattatttttcttttatttataagagaaattgtttgatttgtaaaatttaaaacgtTCAAATATCATGAAAGGTGGAAATTGTCTgggttttataaataataagtATCTCAGTAATTTTGCAGGAATTTAACATTGACCTTTTTCTTGCAATGTTTTCAATTTATAATATGTTATTTGAGAGTGTCAAAACTTGTGCAATAATAATAaaccattgatataattattgctataaatatttccGTGACATTTCAGAATTACTTAAAAACATGTTTCTATTGTAAATATTAAGAATCAATTATGGATAAACACATTGAGAACATAtgaaaaaacacacaataaaatatattctTATTGTTTTCGACTGTTTTAAAGGGAAACCTAAAATTTGGTCATAATCAATTTCTCCTAAGCTTAAACTGCAACGGTAACCTTTAACAAGACTTTAGCAGGAAACCGttttcattgttataatataagaacaattgaaacatataaaatttgaagGCTCACCATGGTCTCTCCGTTTAAGAATAATGTATTGCTTAGTTAATCCGATACACTTTAGATTTGGGTTTTGGGTACTTTTCTAttcgaccgagagttaaaatcatttctcagtaaaggacctaaatatcgtcccccgtcaactattaactggaatgagtgtcgtaatatcatcaacgactcactccgtgcctactgtttgaaatgggtaaaacgggaaaaagctgacaaaaaatctttggactctttttttaattcagtaatgaagatagttgatattcgaatacaacattttaaagaacattttaccctcaacaaaaactataaaaaccctatttcgcgtatcaaaaataaactaacagaactagccaaggaatttgtttttgtcccggctgataaagctgctaataatatcattattgtttgacgtaaattttatatagaggatctgcaaaaggaaatcacgaattcaccaacattccaactgacttcattttcagaaaacgacatctgtaacaaacataaacttttagctacttctttacaagcagaaccaaacacaatgaaagtcccaactatgtactggcttccgaagctgcacaaaaaaccttacaaatatagatttatttcatcttctagccattgttcaactactaaattgtctgttttacttactagtacacttggtacaataaaaaacctgataataaattgttcaaataaggcctttgaaaatagtggaattaattacttttggagtgtcaaaaactcgttggaagtacttgataaattgcatgcatatattggtgattttgaatctgttcaaagttttgatttttctaccctatataccactttgcctcatattcttattaagaaaaaattcacatccctaattaactgggcatttaaaaagtcggaatgcgagtacatatgttcaaactcttttagatcatttttagtagcaataaacaaaagaactatgtcaattggacatgctttgatactatttatgcacttgaatttttacttgataacatttttgttcgctttggagattccgtatatcgtcaagttattggaattccaatggggactaactgtgcaccacttattgcggacctgtttttgtattgttatgagttacaatttatgactaaaattagcaaagacccatcaaaacaacatttgatacaaaaatttaacaatacttttagatatttggatgatatattggctctaaataatgacgacttcagtatgtatactaaagaaatttatcctgtagaacttactttaaataaagctaatgataacaatgaccactgccctttcctcgatcttgatatctatatcataaacgggaagcttaatagaaaaatttatgataaaagagatgatttttcatttcctattgttaattatccatttttagatggtgacgttcccttgtcaccatcttatggtgtttatatatctcaacttgtacgattcgctcgtgtatgtaacaatgtattagattttagcgagagaaatttatgtattactgaaaaattattacaccagggttttcgatatcacaaactggtcaaaacatttactaaattttatcaccgttataaggaaataattcgtaaatataactcaacatgcagacatcttatacgttcaggtatttcacatccaaaattttatggaaatattctttataaagcacaaaaatgtcagtattctcctcagaaactaacaaaacctttaaatagacttattaaaaggggatatagttacgatactgttgtcaggtcattaaagattgcatattttggctttaacattgattcactgatagggtctttgcatcagaactaaacacatttatttctaaaaaaacagttgttggcatgacacgggttatgttcttctcatatattttatgatagtatgatactaaacccctaaagggagggattgtacctgatattcatatgatgaagacataatcttccaatcagtttaattgaggtctggagctggcatgtcagttaactgctagtagtctgttgttatttatgtattattgtcattttatttattttcttttgttacatcttttgacatcggactcggacttctcttgaactgaattttaatgtgcgtattgttattcttttacttttctacattggctagaggtatagggggagggttgagatctcataaacatgtttaaccccgccgcaattttgcgcctgtcccaagtcaggagcctctggcctttgttagtcttgtatgattttaaattttagtttcttgtgtataattcggagtttagtatgacgtccattatcactgtactattttgcatattttaggggccagctgaaggacacctacgggtgcgggaattctcgctacattgaagacccattggttgccttcggctgttgtttgctctatggtcgggtggttgtcgctttgacatattcaccatttcctttctcaattatattttttatatgtatttctcTATTGTCCACATTAGTTTTAAACCCTTCTTCAATACATATTTAGTTAACTGCAGATACTTCGTTTGTGCAAGATACAGTTGGTGcaatgcagacatacacaattaTGGAAGTTTCAAGGAACGAGATAATGGCTAAAACCAAGACAGAGAATGGGTCACAAACTATGTTAGAATATATTACAAGCCTACTTTGTCCAAACAACTGTAGTAATAATGGAAACTGCATATCAGGTAAGATACATGTTTAACAATTATATGACGTCAAGCAACTACCTATTGTATCCTTTTAAAATAAGCAACATATTTTTAGTAATGTAAGATAATTTCAAACACAGATGTCAAgcaaaagtagaataacaaaaatactgaactccgacgaaaattcaaaacgaaaagtccataatcaaatggcaaaatcaaaggctcCAACACATTAAaagaatggattacaactgtatTAATCTCTATAACGGATTGAACGAtatattgattgttggttttaATGACACTTTCCATACACAAGTATGTATCGTGgtgtttattcttttttattagtGAATGAATTCGTTGTACCTTGTGAGAACCACCGGCCTTGAGCAAAAAAAACGCCCacaatcttagtcaattaagACTTTCGTCTACTTCGAACTAAATGCAAATTATATtccatttgtgaaataaaaaaatgaattcaagATTATAATTATAGAAAGTCTCTGATATGGGTAACACAACTTTATTCTTAGTGTGAATCGTTGAATGTGTCAGCTGTTCTTATTTAGGCTTAGTAATATGAGAACAAACTAGAGAGTCATTcgtctttttaattgttttcccCTTTATGTTCTACctctatttttttaatgaaaaagttTACATCATAATGCATTTGCATTTCTATGTGTCGAACCAAATTGAATGTTCTCATTACGACGAAAAGCAAACAACAACCAATATCATCCCATCTCGTTATATAGtttagaacatttaaaaaaaaaaccagtaaatttaaactttaaaacgTATTACTTCTCTTCCTTCTTATCCATTTAATTTTCTGGGGTGCGTTTTTTTTCTCTCCCTATGAATGCATTATGCAATTCACACTAACAAAGAAAAATCCTTTTTGTTGCAGGAAGTTGTACATGTAAAGATGGTTATATCGGTGACGACTGTTCAAATGAAATAACTGTGCCACCGACAAACACCAGTTTACCTACTAGTGGACTGTGCAGTACGCGTACCAGGGCTTGTGAGCGAACTAATATCTACGGCTTTTTTCAGTCGAGGAACGTTTGGTGTAATAAAACACATTTTCAGGTAAAATTGTGAGGAATACAGACGTTTTTTGAGTATTTGAAGGCTAGATGTTGCATGTAATAACATGTGACCTTCATCTTTatcaaaaacactttttttatgaaatgagaTACATATAGCTACAAAGTTATAATACCATGACCAATGCATGAATATTATAACTTTAAATCTCTAACAGGTTCCGTCGAACAATAGATAgagtttatatatatgttacaccCAGAAATGTGACCATCTCTTGCTGGtctcttttattttttgatatttttgcatcTTTTTATCGTTTTCGAGATACAACTTATCATGTTTTGCTTATTAGGGGTACTCTTATTGAAAAAGACAGGTCAAATTATATGTTAAACTTGACAGGTATCATTATTATTAGTATTTACGGCTGACTTTTCTtgagaatgatatacaaataagtAGTGGTGGCAtaatagccaatgagacaactctccaccagagaccaaatgacgtagaaatgATTAACTAGAAGTTAACCCACGACCTTTAACATCGATtaaaacccatactgcattgTCAGCTATTAAGGCCCCGAattgacaaatgcaaaacaattcaaacgaaaaaaatagCAGCCggatttatttaagaaaaaacaaGGATCAATTCTTCTCGATTTTTCGtagggttttttttctcaaattttattttttgtcgagTGCTATCTTGGttattatttgtctttattttgcATCATTATGGCTCTTATTTCAACTTATGGTAGTGCTCCTATTTTCTCTTTCATTTGAAAGTTTAAAGTCTTGTCATTACAAATACATGTTAATTTTGTACTTTGCAGATACACGGTAATTCAAAAACGTATACTGACACGGTTATTGTGATGGCTGAATATAGAAATAGTTTTATGGTATCAGTTGATCTCAATGGAAATCGTAATAAAAGATCAATTGCGGATCCTGTAATGGCGGAAGGATATGAATTGCGAATGTCAAATAATGGTATCGAATTTGGTGATGCAGTCAACTTAATCATATATGATGAAGACTGTTATGACTGCAATGCATCCTCAATTTCCTGTGTGGTAATTGTAAGTGATCAATAAGAAGGACAATGTGTAAGGgtatttatttgtttctttattcatGTTAATTGATTACATCATACAATTTTTATCAAACTGCTAACCCTTTATTATCTGTTCATCTGTTATCTCCATCCTTATGAAATTGAATTAGTATTTACAGCGTGTCCTGTGATTAAGTAACTAACATAATTCAAGAAGAAGGTCATTTGTGAAACCGAGTTTGTAAGCAATGACCCATTTGAACTAAACTTAGAAAATAGTGTGTAACAACACAAGATTGAATAGAATTCTACAAAGTAGTTGGAAATgataggttgaacctggttttatggcttgCCAATCCTCCTGCTTtatggcaatttaaaaaaatccgcTACAAGGACAACACTCCGTGACAGGACAAACAAACGCAAGAACACTCAGCACAGAGAAAtagacaaataaataatatagtagTACATTACAACATGCTCTCATCTTTAAACGTTTGTGCATGCAGAAATGACattgaaacgcgcgtctggcgtatttacaaaatttagtcctggtatctatgattagtttattgtTATGGTGTGTACGTGTTTGATCTAAACTGGCAATTTGACTTGTAGTTTTGGGCAAATTATAAACGAGCAACAAAAAAATTTTACCccaaaaaatattacattatagaaaaacaaaggatatgagGTATCTATTCATGACACGAAATAAGTACATATATGTTACATACATTGGCATTGCAAAATACATTTAATAGCAAAAATCTATTTAGTAAACGCCTTTGTATAAGCGTGGTGTTTTGCATTACATGTGAGAAGTGTGAAGTTGTATTGTCAATATGTTGGACAAAGTTCAAAAATACTGCTGTCCGACACACTTACGTCTGAACGATGAATTGCATTATATTCATTAtaagtattttgtaatttttaaatgaaaagggGTCAAATTAGAGGCCTAATTACACTTCCTTCATTGTTGCCTCCGACGTGCTTCTATGGCTTTATATTTATCAGGAATTGTTACGTTGATTTTTGTAGGATTCATGCCCTGATTTTACAACAACCAATATTGATACTACAACAGATAACTCATCAACTTCTCTAACTAACACTCCATCTTTAACAGTAAAAGCAGTGGAGTCGACAACTAGTCAAAAAACACAAGCTACAGAACAGTTCAGAACATCCGATTCAATAACAAAAACCAATAAACCTAATCAAGGTTCAACACAATATGGAATAATTACTACAGACAAAACGGTATTTGAGATATCtacatataagaaaacaaaaaccgTCACTGCATCAACTCTAAGTGATACGGCATTACCTGTTGAAAATTCATCCACAAAACAACTGACATCAGTCAAAAGCACCACAAATAAACCAGCGTCAGAAACAGAACAATTAAAAAGATTACAAACAACATCAACAAATCAAGAACTTTCAACAACTGATACAACACTCATAGACGCAACATCAGCTCAAATATTTACAAGAAAAGAATCAACAACAACAACGACAGGTAGATCAGCTGTAacagaaacaacaaaaatcatGGAATCAACAACAAAAGATGAAACACCTACATACCAGGAATCAACAACACCAGATGAAACAACAACATACAAGGAAACGTCAACATCATATGTATCAACAGCGTACAAGGAGTTAACAACATTAGATGAAACAACAATATATAGTGAACAGACAACACACGAGGACACGAGAAGATCAGATAAAACAACAACTTACAAGATACCAACAGAAAAAGATGGGAAATCATCATACAAAGAACCAACAACAGATGAAACAACAACACTAGTTGAATCAACTACTACAGATAAAAATTCAACATATAAGGCAGTAGTAACATCGGATGAATCAACAACaacagataaaacaacaaaatacaagGAACCAGCAATAACAGACGAAACAACAACTAAAAAGGATCCAACAACAAAAGATGAACCAACATTTAAAGAGTCAACAGCAACATATAAACCAACTATACCAGTTGAAACAACAACATATGAACCAACAACAACAGACGAAACAACAACATACAAGAGATCAACAATACCAgatgaaacaacaacaaaaagtgAACCAACAACATACAAGGAACCAACAACAACAgacaaaaaaacaacacacaaaGGATCAACAAAACTAGATGTAACAACAACAATACCAgatgaaacaacaacaaaagatGAACCAACAACATACAAGGAGCCAACAACATACAAGGAACCAACGACATACAAGGAACCAATAACAACAGATGAAACAACAACAGACAAAACAACAACATACAAGGAACCAACAACAAAAGTTAAAACAACAATAGACAAAACAACAACAGTCAAAACAACAACAGACAAGGGATCAACAATACCAGATGAAACAACCACAAaagataaaacaacaacaaaggaTGAACCAACAAAATACAAGGAACCAACAACAACatatgaaacaacaacaaaagatGAACCAAAAACATCAGAACAAACAACAACAGATGAAACAACAACATATAAGGAGTCAACAACAGATGAAACAACAACagacaaaacaacaacaaatgaacCAACAACATATAAGGAGTCAATAACAACAGATGAAACAACAACATACAAGGAACCAACAACAGAtgaaaaaacaacatacaaaacaacaacatataagGAGTCAACGATAGATGAAACAACAACAGGCAAAACAACAGCAACAAATAAACCAACTATACCAGATGAAACAACAAAGTATAAGGTTCCAATAACAACAGATGAAACAACAACATATAAGGAGTCAACAATAGATGAAACAACAATAggcaaaacaacaacaaatgaacCAACAACATATAAGGAGTCAACAACAGAAACAACAACGTTGAAGCAATCAACAACTACTGACATGGCTGATGTCGATATAACGACTGTACTAAAGTCTTCACCAAAACCAACGTCCTCAAAATTGGCAACGACTGATGGAACAACAGTCACAACAGTAACAAAGACAACGAATGCTGTGATAACAGGTtcaatgtcaaaatatatatttgcttAAAAGATACGCTAAGGATAAAAATAATGTATTCACGAATTTGAATGACAATATACCAATTGAAAATCACACATCATTGTATATTCATCATTGCTTTATTCATTAAAAGGTTGTCAATTTCTTAACAAgagcaaacatttatttttccCTAAATACAAAAAATTTCATTTCGCAAAAACCCTTGTTCTGAAGTTTTATCAACACCATAcacatttctttttgattttgcatttgattacggactttcatgcgcgtagctacgtttacgccaaaacgcccgggcgtacacttgaattttaatctcaataaaatacaaataacttataaatagtacatcagccctgtaatttttttttcaatttcgaaTTTAAGTGACGAATTTTACTTTTCAAACAAAAGGTATCATATATAGATTTGTTTctcaaagtctgaatctactagTTGTGAATCTTCAGAGAATTCTACCAACTTTCCTGCTATTTAAATGAATTCATTATATTCTGTGATTCGATATGTGGtttccatttttgtcgagcctgtgacattTCTATATGTCCCAATAGCAAGACATATGCGATTCTAAATTTTGTCGGTGGTGTCACTCTTGACCCCCCTCTTTAGGATAAGTGTGGGGTTAAAAggtgtttattttaaatataaatacctCAAGCAAACCTTTGTATGGAAGTTGGACAGAAACTGTGCATGACAAAAAGAGTATCAAGAGCATAATGATGAAATTATCTGTTTAATTTTGccatatttagaattaaaaaaaaacttgttgcgCAAGTAGATAGTCTGGGATAAAAGTTTGTTATAGATCaattactttgtcaaaccttTTTTGGATTTTATGATGGAAGAAGCTTTTTTCTGATTAATGTctgaatcaaaattttgaaagctTTTTTTTCTTCCATTGTGGCAGTATTAATTTGACAGAAGGACTTATCTTTATTCAATTTAACGATATGGGactttttcaaaagattttataaACCTTAATAGACTTTTCGTTAAAATTGGGTCGAGTCGGATATTCCAAGAAAagtaaaaatatctaaaaaaaaaaaaaatatttttttaaatcctgtAAAAGATAGATAAATGCATTCACTTTACGCGGAAGGCAATTCCAGCCGAGAACCAGGATTCAACAGAAACCTTCCgaacattaattatttcatgTTCATTAACGACAATTACCCCATATGGctctttttaaacatattttaaagaaacTGTTTTAGACTTTTCTCTATATCTAATGACCATTAGATTCCATATCAACACGAtgaataaactaaacattaaaaataaaccatttaaatTCTTTAAGTATGTTGCTATTGATGAGAATTTTCAACAACGGGAACGGTATCTCATTCTTGATAACCTGTTAGCTTACGGGGGCTTCGTCACGTTGAACCAACTACCAACAGGTGCTATGACTTAGGCCCTCAGACCCCTCgccgaggttcgggcgtacacgtaacaaacacctagctacgccactgactttccttttcaaattttcctcgaagttcagtattttagtgattttacttttaaaatgataACCAAAATCTTATATTAAACAGCTAAGTTCATTACAACTGTATACGTGTTTTCATGCCAAAAACTGATCTGGTTTTATCATCATTATATCATTTGAAATTGCCAATTAAAGAGCGTTTTGACACTAGGATACTAGTGAAGATGAAGAAAATATCAAATACCAGTTATTCACAAAAAAATGTTCAACCTTCAAATTTCTATTTCAGATGCCGATGAAGTAATTTCTTACATTGGACCCATATTTATTGGAGGTTCAGTTCTTCTGTTTATTGTGATAGTGTGTGCCATACTATTGATAAGATTTATTCTTGGAAGGGCTCGTCAAAGGTATGAccatttttttgtaatctttttttcgaaataaatatgtattttccctccaatacaaatatatgcacgagtaaaaaatggaaaaagttGAAAAGGGATCACTTAAGTAGAGGGTGAAACAGATATCATGAttgtcaaaagaaaataaacaaacagtgaGCAAAATGGTCACTATTCACTTCACAGAAGCTAAAGATTGAGTTAAAAACGGAAATTCCTCATGATTCGCAACAATCGTCATGTTGCTAGTTTCAAGTAAACCTTCAGCTTGTGTTGGTGTCATTAATCAGATTAATTTTAGCTACGAATTGACATATAAATATCGTCCTCTGTGATATTGATGTTCTATCAAAATCATGTTAGTGTTCTAAGCGCAttcaaaaaaaatgatgaaatgagACGCAGAACATAGAATGTTGCTTCCACTTGAAGATAACCTTTATTATGTGCAGATgtatcttaaaaataaaatatgtgtctACGATTCAAACTTTGTTGGGGGAAAATAGCACTATTAATTGAAAATATGGACTCGATTTTTCAACTGAGCATGCAGGGAAGTAGTTTAAGGTGCATGCGCATAAAGAAATAGATTGGATATTATTGCAACTTAGCAATTATTGTGATTGAAGAGTTGGGGTAAGTTTTAAAAACTATTCTTTCTTGATAGACCA
This sequence is a window from Mytilus edulis chromosome 1, xbMytEdul2.2, whole genome shotgun sequence. Protein-coding genes within it:
- the LOC139527390 gene encoding mucin-22-like, which encodes MVEPVLVEGDIFESIPLYPKTPSLAPVFRCKFDEVSEGNYVYDIFWHINGDFVKKVINMSYIQVNTTDLTNYDRRNTHHLNMKVSCSVRIRYNLTNAIPSPFHKSIDFNAGIFPEHYEYTVLEGQSVNIILTSTVPVGCIVSDPDFRKSQCHQNIYVFQPNIDENTKQCANGLAKKDILFKSQFCGLKLGSSDWQNNTVLQVYGFSDGLYNFQGRTAYIRLSVTSVSILNDMWMNLQVPDIKINVFDKDYLLTGRLCQSYNDPHITTFDGKTYHYMDIGEYVLYRNDRGPYWVHVLFTNCGSGWTHSSCNCGIAVRSRMSLFVIRTCEKIARDDRYLLQQPHIEIRSCDDSDLSIEHTNNNYKITLPTGTVIEFSISSWLMFISRISIKPSISDINNAKGLCGVPSVTKDTSDDFMHRDLGTVFDYKSFADSWRINSTTMLDESLFIPEPEFLQKSKVDTGFIMNSTAGTTERYCVCEKQASPADDLELFYSSQCNLTESTETCSSAQQNYIDDNTIIPFVTICKPSYYRQRRSTDHRIIRRSLSDTDDISDVKPLEMDDDLSIDTETPVFRNGWTVEKANQTCYERIENGIPTDLFGAVTGLSILDYIESCILDIKLTADTSFVQDTVGAMQTYTIMEVSRNEIMAKTKTENGSQTMLEYITSLLCPNNCSNNGNCISGSCTCKDGYIGDDCSNEITVPPTNTSLPTSGLCSTRTRACERTNIYGFFQSRNVWCNKTHFQIHGNSKTYTDTVIVMAEYRNSFMVSVDLNGNRNKRSIADPVMAEGYELRMSNNGIEFGDAVNLIIYDEDCYDCNASSISCVVIDSCPDFTTTNIDTTTDNSSTSLTNTPSLTVKAVESTTSQKTQATEQFRTSDSITKTNKPNQGSTQYGIITTDKTVFEISTYKKTKTVTASTLSDTALPVENSSTKQLTSVKSTTNKPASETEQLKRLQTTSTNQELSTTDTTLIDATSAQIFTRKESTTTTTGRSAVTETTKIMESTTKDETPTYQESTTPDETTTYKETSTSYVSTAYKELTTLDETTIYSEQTTHEDTRRSDKTTTYKIPTEKDGKSSYKEPTTDETTTLVESTTTDKNSTYKAVVTSDESTTTDKTTKYKEPAITDETTTKKDPTTKDEPTFKESTATYKPTIPVETTTYEPTTTDETTTYKRSTIPDETTTKSEPTTYKEPTTTDKKTTHKGSTKLDVTTTIPDETTTKDEPTTYKEPTTYKEPTTYKEPITTDETTTDKTTTYKEPTTKVKTTIDKTTTVKTTTDKGSTIPDETTTKDKTTTKDEPTKYKEPTTTYETTTKDEPKTSEQTTTDETTTYKESTTDETTTDKTTTNEPTTYKESITTDETTTYKEPTTDEKTTYKTTTYKESTIDETTTGKTTATNKPTIPDETTKYKVPITTDETTTYKESTIDETTIGKTTTNEPTTYKESTTETTTLKQSTTTDMADVDITTVLKSSPKPTSSKLATTDGTTVTTVTKTTNAVITDADEVISYIGPIFIGGSVLLFIVIVCAILLIRFILGRARQRKQENIDNTSVFDSWDIYTRKTNDETKKEDKLATPDFVHASRINTRPSVSSISSNTYSQRNFFEDYCQQ